The nucleotide sequence GGCACTGGAAAATCCTGGGACGGCCGCCCTCGCAGCGCCCCCTCCATGAAGGCCTTCCAGATGGGAGCGGCCAGCACGCCCCCCGTGCCGCCCACGGGCGTACCGTCGTCGTTGCCGACGTACACGGCGGCCACCAGGTCGGGCGTGTAGCCCACGAACCAGGCGCTCACCAGCCGATCGGTGGTCCCCGTCTTGCCCGCGGCCGGGCGGTCGAGCCGGGCCACCTGCCCCGTTCCCCGTTGGAGCGCGTCCCTCAAGGCGTCCGTCAGCAGGTAGGCGACCTGGGGGCTCAGCACCCTCCGTCCCTGGGGGGACGGTTGGTCGTACCACACGTATCCGTCCTCGTCCACCACCCGGACGAACGGGCGCACCGGGTACGACAGCCCCCCGTTGGCGAACGCGGCATAGGCCTGGGCCATCTCGAGGGGGCTGACGCCCACCCGCAGGCCCCCGAGCGTTGCCGCCAGATTGCGGTCGTCGGGCGTGAGGGTAGTGATGCCCAACGCCGACGCCAGGGCCAGCGCCCGGTCGACGCCGACCTGGGAGGCGAGCCAGACGGAGCCGACGTTGAGCGACATCACGAGGGCGTGTTTGAGGGTGACCGGGCCCCAGTAGCGGTCGCGATAGTTGTGGGGTCGATACCCGTCGAAGTCGCGGGGCACGTCCTGGACGATCGAGTTGAGCTGCCAGCCCTGCTCGAGGGCCACCGCGTAGACGAACGGCTTGAACGCCGATCCTGGTTGGCGCCGCGCTTCGGTCGCCCGGTTGAACTGGCTTTCCAGATAATCCCGCCCGCCCACCATCGCCTTGACGTCCCCGCTCCTGGGGTCGATGGCGACGATGGCCCCCTGTCGCCGGCCGAGAGCCCGGATGGCAGCTTCCTGCATGCGCAGATCGAAGCCCGTGTGGACCCTGAGGCCGCCGCGCTGCACCAGGTTGAAGCCGAATTGGCGTTCGAGGATGGGGGCCAGGTAATCGATGTACCAGGGGGCAATCCCGCCGCGCACCCCGGCCAGGTGGACCGGTTCGCTCGCGGCGGCCTCCGCCTGGGCCGGCGAGAGGTAGCCCACCTCCACCATCCGCGCCAGTACGACGCGCCGTCGCCGCAAGCTCGCATCCATGTCGCGATAGGGCGAGAGGGCCGAGGGAGCCCGGATGAGGCCGGCCAGCATCGCGCTCTCCCCCAGGCTGAGTTGGGAGGGCAGCTTGC is from Limnochorda sp. L945t and encodes:
- a CDS encoding transglycosylase domain-containing protein, producing MAVAWKPVAVGAIVFLAWLFARAWWTVRTFDPDRPARSAAIFDVQGRLIGSVGAPRSAFVPLDRIPRALVEAVLATEDTRFYQHPGIDPVGIARALLANVRARGVVQGGSTITQQLARTLFLTTERTLVRKLDEAAIALMLERRFSKDRILELYLNRVYFGEGATGVGAAAFTYFGKLPSQLSLGESAMLAGLIRAPSALSPYRDMDASLRRRRVVLARMVEVGYLSPAQAEAAASEPVHLAGVRGGIAPWYIDYLAPILERQFGFNLVQRGGLRVHTGFDLRMQEAAIRALGRRQGAIVAIDPRSGDVKAMVGGRDYLESQFNRATEARRQPGSAFKPFVYAVALEQGWQLNSIVQDVPRDFDGYRPHNYRDRYWGPVTLKHALVMSLNVGSVWLASQVGVDRALALASALGITTLTPDDRNLAATLGGLRVGVSPLEMAQAYAAFANGGLSYPVRPFVRVVDEDGYVWYDQPSPQGRRVLSPQVAYLLTDALRDALQRGTGQVARLDRPAAGKTGTTDRLVSAWFVGYTPDLVAAVYVGNDDGTPVGGTGGVLAAPIWKAFMEGALRGRPSQDFPVPDGVVTGIDVDIFSGRRAGGLCRWVERDAFVAGTEPSGWSLCVIGIQPAGKGARPQEPFAGSEAPLTAPAEPGGGAGAPLPSEGGEPSGR